ATATGTCCGTTACATGTTCTTGCAGAAAGTATGAATCCATAGGTATGTGCACACATTTTGAATTATAATATAGTTTCTAATTTGAACCAATGGAAACTTATGTTTTTATTATGTAGGTATACTGTGCAAGCATGCCTTCAAAGTTTTCAGTGTGAATGATGTTTTTAAATTGCCGCCGCAATATATAATGGGAAGATGGACCAAATATGCAAAAAGAGGATTTTATATCGAGAAACCAGAAACCGAGGAAGAAAGTTTGAAAGCACGTGCTGCACGTATGTCACGAAAGGCTACATCCATTACATTGAAATGTTCAGTGTCAAAAGAACTTCTTGAGAATTTGGAGAAAGGCCTAGATAAGTTGGACTTAGAAGCAGATATTGCTATGAGCAAGTTGCAAGAAAAATTCGATGACGTTGTTGTAGTTTCTACTGAATGCGCTACAGACACATTAAAAGGTACAATATCATTTAGAGTTCCACATGTCATAAAGGGCCCAAAGAATAAGCGACTCCAAAGTGCAGTTGAAAAGAATacaacaaagaagaaaaagaaaagtactAAGAAGAAAGGTATTCACCCTACCTTGCTGATTTTGTTCCCAGGAAAGGTCCAACTtgtatattaattatttttgttcacAGGAGATGGTCCAATTAATGCCGCAGAGAATACATATGAAACTGTTGATCCAAACCAATTGATCGTAAATGACTTAGACTCATTATTctagttttatatttttttactaaCAACAAATTGTAACAAACAATTTGTTATACATGACACAGGACCTTCATGGTGGCGGTAGCATTGGCGGTTATACTAGTACAATGCAATTTGCAAATGATTCAGCCATGGCTGCACCACTCATCCATGGAGGAGATACTAATGCTACAGTGCCAAACTTCACAGACTGTGTGTATGGGCAATCTTCTACCATGTCTGCTCCTTTCATGCAAGGCGGATATACAGACCTTTTACATGGTGTTCATCAAGATGCCGCAATGTCCTTATCCGCTAGGAAGTTAAATTTTGATGAGAAGATGTAACTGTGTTGATAGACAACACGCCACTTTGCAGTATTTATTTGTTTCAAGTATGACACATTTGAGATGGATTTTGCTAGTTACATATGATATTTCCTATTTCAGCTGGTTATCAATTTGAAATTAATACATATCCTATTCACTACAGTCATAGAAACATTCACAAAATACTGTGATCATTTTCGGCAAAAATAACCTCGTATATACAAGTTTAAGAAAGGCCAAAATGTCATATGTACCTCCAAAAGGTTTGGCACCATCTGAAAAAATCATGGAGAATAATCCTGATCCTGAAGACTTGGTCGGAGAAGCAACACGTGAAAGCCAGGAgcagaatattttatttattgtatTACGAGCCGGGCAGTGGAAAACTGAAACCAACTTGCCAGCCGAGCGCTACGTCGTCGTGGACTCGTCCGCTGTGAGCCGAAGACGTGCGAGCCACGCGCTGGGAACGGAGCCGAGCGGACATCCTGCTGGACACGCGTCATCAGTAGGAGGCTGGTGCCCACGGGATCCGCGTGCGGGGAGGATGCACTGAAATTTTTTCCAGATCAACAACCCTAGTACATAGGAGCAATACTGTTACACATAATTATAGTAACTAGTCAGTGCGTTTGATTAATTGTTTGCTTACTACACTTGAGAAAAATAGTCCGGGAGCAGTGTTATTTGTCATTTGAAAATATAGCCTCTCGTGCCTCGCTTCCAGAAAAGGTGGCAACTAGAAGCTCATTCTCCTGTGGCGAAACTTGAGAATATTGTCACGGAACAACTCATCCATAGACACAAAGTTGTTTTCTGGTGGGCTGAACAACTTTTTGTAATACTTTGATATATTTTTCAAGTTCAATATCACCGCATATATATTAGACCTTTCCTCTCTGTTCAAGTTGGAAAATTCAGAGTTTTTCTTTGCTTAATAGGATGTTGCTTTTTGTCCGGTCCCCCGCTCTGCTGCTCTGCATGTATACATCGTGGAATCCGAATCACGCTTTGCATTGCCCTCGCTCCGTCCTTTGGCCTTTCCTTTCGCTGTCTGGTCCGGCACTTTTTGGCTTTGGCTTTGCTTCTTCTCGAGGcctccccttccttccttccctctctcccaACATCACTAGCTCGGATAGCACGACCAACTTCTGCTAGCTGCAAGCAAAGCTTGCCGGCCGGCATCTGCAGGTATTCTCCTCCCGCTCCTTCCTTGTAATAattctcccttctttttttgCATAGTATATAGTATCATTTTCAGGTTCAGACTATTATTAACTCTTTgctttgaagtacaagcattaCTTATTTGCTTCTTGTTAATTAGCTGCTCGCTAGCAAAGCTTGTCGGATATTCTAGCTGCTAGTCCCGGCCCATTCTCCTTTTATTTTCCGTTTCCGATCCTTTACGGGCCGGAAGGATATTATTAGTTTTATTCTTTACAGATCCAATATGGTAAGCAAACCATGATATGCTCACGCTTCTGCTAAAGGCAAATTTAGTCATTCGTCTCAGGAGTTAAAGCCTgctccatgcatgcatcttcCGCATGATGAGTACGTTTTTCTGCTGTCGCTGCCGTTTACATGAAATTTTTGTTCTCTTCTTCAAAGAAAATAGCAGAAAGATGTCATTTCTAGATGGACCACCCCTGCGTACGTGTCGCTTCAAGAAGCCTCTAGGTAGCACTAGAAACACCCAGGCGTCGTCAGTGTCATTTTTCCTTTTcgaaagctagctagctagtgatTGCTGATAGCAATCTGCCAATCTAGTCCTGGACGAGTTGAGTTCTTCTGCACACTCTGAATGTTCGTCCTCAATTCAGCAGTGCTTAATTGCTTGTTCCAAATCTGCACCGCTTCATTCCAATGTTCTTCTTCTCTGATCGAATATATGCATGTGTATCGCCTGTTGTTCTTCATGCAGATTTCCTGTTCCAGTTGGAATCGGCCGGCTTCTTCTGACCACatattattattatattattattaatTGTTAATCCACACAACGGCGGCCCTGATGGCAGATGCGATCAAGGTATCATCACCACTTGCCACAGCAATTTCATAATAACAATGTGCTTAtaacctgttttttttttctcacaatgaaaaaaaaaaccatataTGGCTGCTGTATGCTGTATCACTACTTGCCATGTCTTCAAACATAAacctcttgatttttttttagattaagatAACCCTCTTGATTTATGATGATAACAAGTCTATATATGTACGCCCGGCTTAGGCCTACTTTTCATTTCGCAATTAATCATATATATTTCACCAAACTTGTTGCTGATCGTAATTAAATTGAACACAGACTGAAGCTGGATCATTTCCTCCTGGGAAGAAGATAACGGTTGTGTTTGTCATAGGTATGCTGCCTGCAGCTTTTTCATATTTGCAGATATGCTAATGCTACTGAACAAATAGCTTGCATATCATCTGATTCTGAAAATCTTGCGCAGGTGGCCCTGGCAGTGGCAAGGGCACTCAGTGTTCTAAGATTGTCAAACACTTTGGCTTCACCCATCTCAGCGCTGGCGATCTTCTGCGTGAGGAAGCTAAATCTGACACCGAACAGGGGTAATGTATGCATGATCTAATAGCTTGCATGTTGTTCACTCTGCTGCTCATCTGACTAGCACCTGTTTGCGCTGTTAGCAGTAGCACCATCTTGGTATTTATGTTCCTGACTCTATAACGTTTGAATCAGTGCGATGATAAAGAACCTGATGCATGAAGGGAAGCTCGTGCCATCAGAGCTCATTGTCAAGCTACTGTTGAGGGCCATGCTTCAAAGTGGAAATGATAAGTTCCTTGTTGATGGATTTCCTCGAAATGAAGAGAACCGTCAAGCTTACGATAACATTGTAAGACAAGACCGCCTTTCTTTATCACTCACTATAAATGACCGACTCTGACCTGTCATGTATTTTGGTTCTAAAAGGTGAAAATTAGCATAAGCCACATGTGCACGAATAAAGATTTGCTGCGCTAAACGTAGTAGTACTGTAATGTCCCTTTGATATTGTTGTGTTCTTGTTACCAGATTGGCATTGAACCTGAGTTTGTACTATTCATCGACTGCTCAAAGGAAGAGATGGAGCGCCGGATTCTAAACCGAAATCAGGTTTCCTTCTAGTCATCCCTTAGCCCCAGGTTCTTCATTTTGTCACTGTTGGTTCATTCAGTGCTTTATTTGGTCCTACGATACGTATACAGGGAAGAGATGATGACAACATCGACACCATTAGGAGGCGGTTCCAAGTTTTCCAGGAGTCGACTTTGCCTGTTGTTCAGTACTATGAGAAAAGAGGGAAGCTTCGAAGGGTAATTTGGGGGCGCTTTGGTTTATAAACTTGTAGAATAACCTAATCTGTAGCAAGACTGAAACTTGTGACCACAAACTTGACTTACCAGTACTACCATGACACACATATAGTAGTACTTCTCTATGAAGTGAAAAGATTTACTAGTGAATATGTTTACAATTAATGATAAATACTTTTGCTTGGTGAGATGAATAGCATCTGTGTGTTGCATCTTCAGGTTGATGGTGCTAAATCCGCTGATGAGGTTTTTGAGGACGTGAAGGCCATATTCGTGCAACTCAACACCCAGGTTCCCATCCACGTTCCCTCTTCCAATTGCTTAGTCGAAGAAACTAATTGCAACATGCTGGGCCCTTTAGCTTTATGTTGGATGATCCACTTGACATGATGATAACTGACTGTTGCAACATGCTTGAAACTGTTCTTTCCGGTTTGGCAGGTAAACCAAGGTAGCAGTGTGAGCAGAGCACAGAGCAATCCACTGAAGCGGTTTGTTGACCTGTTCTGCGGTAAGTACAGAGAACACCATCAGCTGCTCCCTCCTAGAGCATTTGGCATCGATCTTGCATGGCTCGTAATCGTTGGCTTGATCCATCCGGTTCATTATCAGGTTGCTTTGGGACGCAGGAGGAGACAAACTAACTACATATGTACAAAAGATTCAGAAAACACTTGCTGTGGCTGAtgaagtgtgtgtgtgtgtgtgtgtacctGGTGTGCAACAACTTGTAACTGCATGCAGTCAGTCCTGGAGTTGAGAATTGTGATCTGGGCTTGTTCAGTTAGATGCATCCAGTCCCAGCTGAGATTAGTGAAGGATTGATTAACTTGTTGACAGATTTGATTCCTTACCAAATTGCCGTCCATATTGAACTCGATGGCCTCGAGGAGAAGTACGCCTTCCTCCCGAGCCCAACGCCTTTGCACTAAACAAATCAATTTTGactaaatttttaaaaaattaacaCTATTGGTCCCTCCCTAAGAGGCAGCACAATTAATGATGCATAATCTCGTGCATCAAAGTACCAATCTCCTGAAGGCCATCTCGCTACTGATGTGTAATAGCGTCTGATATTTTTCAATCACTCAGATTTATCAACTTGCTTAATTATTAAGAATCCAGAATTGAATTAAAGCTTAGAAAATTTGTAAAAAATTAATTTCaattcgaaaaaaaaatatatgaagctAGTTCTATTATTTTTACAAAATCAAGCTCTACCTAGCTAGCACTAGCAGTGCTAGATCGTAATTGGATCGTATATGGTTTTTCATTTAGAATTATTTTCTAGCAGTGCTCCATGTATACAGCGGCAACCTAAATCCGTTTGCCATTATAAAATCCAGTTGATCCAAGCCTTTTGACAAGACAGAATCAAAATCATTTTTTAGGATATCTCTAAATTAAAAAGATTATTTGTTTATATATAGGTGTATTCGGCACTACGGGGTCACAGACCCACGTCCAGTCCCACGGCCCACACGCCAGCGCACCTCGCGCCCCGTCCTGCGTGGACCACCAAGGCAGGCCGCGCGCCTCCCTCGCATGGACTACCAGGCCGCAAGTCATCCCCATGCGCGCAAGCCCACGACCCAAACTGCATCGCGCACCCATTGGCATTGGCATGCGCTCTTATCTGTATCCGCATCTGCGTGGCCGCGTGCGTCCGGCAGCCACAGTCCGCTTCCGCGGCGGTTGCGCCTGACGAGTTTGGTAGCCACCGACCGGTACATTCAGATTGAACTGAATATGCATGCGTGCAGTACTGAATATGACTGATGATGCAGTGCCACCATAGCTATTAGTGATCCTGATTATGTTCTAGCTGCAGACAGAGATGGCGTTGCAGATCTATATGTAATACGGCCGATGGAGGTCGTGATAATCATTAAGCTATGGACGAGGATGCTAAActagagcaactccagcaatagctCTCGTGCCAAAGCCCTTAAAGATCAAATGTgattctttctatttttttaagggCAACAAAAATATCTCCAACTCTAGCAATATATAGTCCCGTGGATAGATGGCTCCCTAGGGACCCCATGAATGGAGGATGGGTTGGAGAATTTGGAGGCCTCCCCAAAATGGGGAGCCAAGTAGCTAGAGAGCCTACTGGAGTGTATTCTTGTACCTTTATTAATACCATATCTTATACTTTGGTATATATGAAATCTAATGTTCCGGGTCCACTGTAGATAGATGACACAATAATCAAATATTTTAAGAACCTGTAAAGCTATTTCTAATGGGTATAGTATTAGTATCATGCAATAAGAATGATTTTCTTGCTGGTATTATATATAGTAAGTTAATGGTAAGAAAGAGGAAAGTTACATTATCAAAGTTGAGGTTTGAAACCTTCAATTTCATCAAGTCTGCTAAATAACCCGTTAATGTTCCAAATACCAAGTGCTGCGGTGCTGCTAACAGCCAAGATTGAGGAAATTGCTTTTCGACTAAACGTTTCATGCTTCCCAAAGTAAAAGTTTTAGTGCAATTTGCCTACTTTCATCTAGGTATGACGTGGATGTGTGAGAGAGCTTGCTTTAATTGTTCAAAAACGCGGTCAACCCCCTGATTTTCAGCTCTGCTCGAAATCTGCCAAGTCCCTAGAATAGCCTGGAAACCACCCCTTTGGCACTTCTTTCTCTCACAACTTTTCATATGAACTCTTCAAAGTTTTCTTCTAGAGTTTGTAGCCCTATGTGGGAACTTGACATGCACGGTGTGATTGTTCACAGTGGAGCGCAACAAGGCTCCCAAAAGTCGGTCCAAAGTCAGCTAAATACAACGAAAGTCATTAAGCTGCAACGGtgaacttcttttttttttgaacggacGGCAAGAGCtttgccgaatttttattagaaagAAGCGAAAACGAAAAAATTAGAGTACAACTAGAAAACAACTGAAAAAACCGACCCCTGAACAAACGGAACTACTACTAGGAAATCAACGAAAGAAAGGTAAGAAACGACTGGTCCCCCGGAGCAGCAAAATAGCGAGAAAAAAACGTTGAACTTCTCCATTTCAAGTGTTTTCCCCCATTCTTTGACCATCTCGATCTCCAAAACCATAGCTCCAATTACAAAACCTTGAATACAAAAACCGTAGCCCTATGATCCAGATTCACGTACTAGTCCAAATGTTTGGAATGTTTGAATGCAAAATCGTGCACAAATTCGACCCAAAATTTCCATATGGTGGTATCTAGTTGACTGTTGATTATTATTACTCGATATCGGTCAATCATATATATGCATGCTATAAAGAGATGGAGCTCTCCTATATAGCTAGCATTGGAACTAATTACAAGGTAGTACTAGCTAGCTTAGCTACAGCGAAGGATCCTTCATCGTCGTTCACGACGCCGAGCATCTCTTCCTGCATGGCTTGCACGAGGAGCATTTTCGTTTTTTTAGATCAAAGCGTTTTCGTTTGTTTGTGCAGCAAGAGAAGGTGAAAAATGCAAGAGTTCACATTTGTACGTGCTACGAGTCATGATCATGAACTTTGTACTGAAACGTCTCATCCCGATCTAAGTCCCTTCGTTTCTGGACACCTGCGGCGTATCCTGGTTTCGTTGCTGTTTCTAGCTATCCCGTCCCCCGTGATACTCATCAAGCACAAttaccaaattttttttaactataCAACGAAACTGTGCATTGAAACTCGTCTAAACGATAATAGATGACGACATGCATGGTGGCATCTAGTTGACTGTTGATTATTATTATTACTCGATATCGGTCAATCACATATAAGCATGCTATAGAGAGATGTAGCTCTCATAGCTAGCATTGGAATTAATTACAGTGCTGGGTCTGTTCACGACGCCGAGCATTTCTTCTAGCATGGCTTCCACGAGGTCGGTCCGCAGCCTAGCCTCACCGACCTCCCTGGACAACGGCTCCCACACCTCACCGTCTCCGACTATGCGGACCAAGCATTTACCGGTGTTCCTCCACAGCCGGCGAGAGCACTCGAAGTAGTCGCTGGGGGCCAGCTTGTTGGCCGCGCCGGGCTTCTCGTAGTCCTCGGCCATCGCGCGGCACACGGGGATGGAGCTGGCCACGGCGGCGTAGTCCAGCCGGCAGTGCCGGAGGGCACGCACCGTGCAGTCGTCGTGGTGGCTAGCGCCGGAGCGGAGCAGGCCGTCGACCTTGGCGTCCGCGTCGGCCACGGCGCGCTGGGTGAGGTCCATGGCGATGAGGGCGAGGTCACGAGGGTGCTTGGCCGCCGCGCTTCGCTTGTCCATGCGCAGCCTCGAGTTGCAGAACTTTTCGAAGGGCCAATATGACCGGCGGTGGCTTGTCGCGTTGGCGCAAGTCTTAGCGATCAAGTCTCCATGAGCAGTCCTTGCGTGGGCGGTGGCgaagaaggccgccgccgcgcagagCAAAACGGCGAGCGtaggcgctgctgctgctgctgccgccatcGATAACCAAAGGCTGGCAGGTAGGTAGCTATCGCTCCACTCGTTGCAGATTTATTTATAATGCTGCCGGCCGGCAGGTTGGGCTGCTCGAGCTCCTGCATGCAAAGTGGCCGAATAGGAGGTAGAGATGAGGGCTGCTGCAGCCGGCCTGCATCCTGCTAGGAGATAGATGAGGAGGATATATATATGGCCTTGTgagataaatatatataaacaaTAACATTTTTTCCTTTACGGACATCCTACAAAAACAATTTTAATTCTATCTTGTCTTGGATCAAccgaattttaattttaattttaattttaattttaattctCTCTAGTCAAAGATTTATTTTTTGCATGCGTCAGAATACATATATATTCTTTTTAGGAGTTTCAATAATTTTtgaactaagggggtgtttgtttcttaggggctaaactttagcccctgtcatattggatgtttggatattaattagaagtattaaataatAGCTCATGTTTAttttaaagtaaaaaaaattagacAGATTTGTGTTGACGTCCCCTGCTATTCGTACCGGCGGTGGGCACAAACGTCCGCGTGTCAAAAAATCATTAACTGTAGACGAGGATGCTACTATAGAATTTCTGACCGATGTGGCGAATAATTTAATACGAGAGAAGGAAGCTATATCTCGTACAAGATATACCTTTAATACCATATCTAGCTTATGCTTTGGTATGAAATCTAATGTTCTGGATCTACTCTCATAGATAGACGTATGTACACAACAATATAGCAATAAAATATTTTAAGAACTCGTCGCAATGAGTAGTatcatgcacattaattaattaatttaattaatgaGAAGGATTTTCTTACTATCGTGATAGTAAATTAATGGGAAGAAAGAGGGAAATCGTGAAGATACCAGCTTGGACAGGATGTGTCCCACCATTGAAAACTATACAGTAGCATTGGATGGATTTGTTTTATGCACTTTTGTGTTTTGGGTATACTGTTATGGACACAATAACAATTAATTGCCttagaattattctaagaaacaACTCCAGAGTACTATGCGTTGTGAGAGCTCGATTGCTCTACATTTTGATATGTTCAAAGTCAAATTAATTATTTTAACttaaaagaaaaattataaaGAATGATAAGAGTGGTGCGGAGCACGCCATCGACCTTGGTGGCGGCGCTCTACACGAGGAGGCTCATACCGATGAGCGTCAGGTCATGGGTGAGCCTCCCTAGCaggcacgccaccgccgccagctcTGCTGGGAACACAACATGTAATACCCCGGGAATACGACCTTGCTCATGAACAAGAACAGAGCTTTCAGGTACGACTCGTCCATCTTGTTCCCTGACCCCTAgtgttaagtttttttttcaaaaattttcttttgttagGGGTCACTAGTGttaattttttcaaaatttttcaaTAAAAGTTCACATGACTTAGGGGGGCCATGCCCCCCCTCACTACGCCACTGAGCCATTCTTCTCTACACCCATCCCCAATCCATCCAATAAATCCATCCCAACAGTGAACCTTATCGGCGAGCCAGACGCTAAGGCAAGCCCTCAACGCTGAAGGTGAAGGAGGAGTTGTGCATATGCGAGACGCTGAGACAGGCCCCAATGCCGGCGTGGCAGTGCTGCTGAGGTAGAGCTGCACAACATGGTACATCTCGTTGCCGTCCATCTAGGTGACGATGTCGAAGTAGCAGTAGGGGGAGAAGGCCTTGGTGAGCCTCTCCAGGAGGCACGCCACCGCCGACCGCAACTCCGTCGGGAACACCACGTGCAACAGCTTGTGAAGGAATGCAACCCCGCCTATGAGCGAGAACAGCCTTCAGGTACAACTCGTCCATCTTGTTGTCCGGGCCCCTagtgttatttttttttaaaatttttcttttgttaggGGTTCACTAGTgttaattttttcaaaaattccCAATGAAAATTAACATGACTTCgggcccccctccctccccacaCACACACGTGCGCGCGCTACTAAGCCATCCTTCTCTCCACCCGTCCCTAATCCATCCAATAAATACATCCCAACAGTTAACCTTATCGGCGAGCCACCGGACGACAACATCAAGGCATCCACCTTATTGCTGCGATTTGTTGCCTGTAATCCTATCTTTCTGAAATGAAGGAATGCGTACTACTCAGCTTGTATGAGGAATGTCCTATAAAAACAAACCAAAAAACCTTTGTATGAGGAATGAGCATGCCTGCAGCAAAGAAATGATAGTAATCATGTTTCAGAATTGTGCTTCTTGGTttgcttccaaaaaaaaaattgtgcttCTTGGTTAATCTTATCTTGAAGAAAGGAACTCGTTCAGGAATCAACATGCCTTTTCGATGGCAGTGTGAGAACCTGATGCGTCGAATTGCTACCTTTCGTATGTTGGAAAAATGCAAAGTACCTCGTCTGTTCATGTGTGGATGGTTCTTCCTGTTGCTTCAGTTCGTTCAATGCTGATAGCTACTGCAGTTGATGTTGCTCAGATAAGGTAGCCCTGCTATTTTTGCAGCAGGTAAGTGAAACAGACTTGTGAATTTCAGATGACTAGCAGCACAGCAGCAAATGTTTACTCCCTCAGTTTCACATCGAAATGGCCAACGGGCCTCAGCCCTTTAGCAAGCCCACTTGACCCGTCGTGCACCATTGGGCCCCTGACCCAGCCAGACGTTTTGGCCCAGCACCACCTGGGTCTCCAACCGAGGACGATGAAGCACTAGTCGAACAAGGCGCCCGGCCCAAATAACAGCTGGCCCGGCCCAAATTAACTACCACGAGCCGTCGTCCCCTGCCCGGACGGCCGCCGGACGCCCGACTGCcttccgcgccgcctcctccgccgactCCCTCTGCTGGAGCGGGATCCATCCGGCCTTGGatcgcttctcctcctccctctggcTCCGGGTAAGCAAGCCGCCCTAGTTTGCTGCCTGGGTCGATTGTCACAGGAGTCAGCTTCGTTCCGCGGGATCCTTATTccatccaatccatccatcTAGTTCGTTCTGGATGCTTCAACTGACCCCATGCCCGTGTTAGGTTGGGTACATATTGAGCGTTGGAATTTCTTGTTTCAACTGTTGTTGCTAGTGCTAGGATTAGTGCTGGAGCTGGCTGTCCAGAAATCTAGACGACTAGACATCTACGGGCCACGGATTTTTACCATCCCCCATATCCAGATGTTTTGTGGCCTTTGCGTCATGCGCTTAGAGATGCTCTGTCCCAATAGCATAAACGAGGGGAGAGATTTACAGAAGACGTACGGCAGGTGGCATTTTTCTTTTGGATGTTTATAACTATCCACATTTCCCATCGGCATCCATATTCCTCTTCCGAGTTGATGCTAGTGCTTTGAGTTTGAGATGAAGCACCCGCTTTTGTTTCGGATTATCGTGTTTTGCATTGTTAGTAACAGAGAGTGGTGTCAGTACATGGTAGACTGGAATGGTGTTTTGCAACTTCTCTTGGCCAGTTGGTTATGGTATTCTTGTTATCTATTTCTGGCCTTGCTTAACTTGAATACGATTGGCTAATATCCATAAACGTCGATATCAGTGAACTATCTTTTTCAGGACGTTACACTTTCATCCTCTCTCGTAAGAGCAGGGAGCGTGAAGTCCACGTTTGCTATAGCTTGTATACTGTTGTAGTCATAAAAAGGTGGGCAGCTTGGGAAGTGCATTGCTAACTTTTAATATATTCCTCCTTAAGTCTTAAACAAGGGTGTCATTTTGCTGAGTTAATAGGAAAGACTGTTACTTAGTTGTGCACAGCCAAATATAGCCTGTGAA
Above is a genomic segment from Setaria viridis chromosome 4, Setaria_viridis_v4.0, whole genome shotgun sequence containing:
- the LOC117851780 gene encoding UMP-CMP kinase 1, translated to MADAIKTEAGSFPPGKKITVVFVIGGPGSGKGTQCSKIVKHFGFTHLSAGDLLREEAKSDTEQGAMIKNLMHEGKLVPSELIVKLLLRAMLQSGNDKFLVDGFPRNEENRQAYDNIIGIEPEFVLFIDCSKEEMERRILNRNQGRDDDNIDTIRRRFQVFQESTLPVVQYYEKRGKLRRVDGAKSADEVFEDVKAIFVQLNTQVNQGSSVSRAQSNPLKRFVDLFCGCFGTQEETN